A genomic window from Arthrobacter globiformis includes:
- a CDS encoding mandelate racemase/muconate lactonizing enzyme family protein, with protein MAAKITGLHTRLITVPLRRNWGADAPENHIIATSLFTDDGGAGHGFSWTPTIGPQAVKALLDHDIAPFITGLDANPEVVWDQLWKRLHEAGGGGLTTIAMAGVDLALWDLAARTADVSVAGLLGQRQESVEVYGSGVNLHYSLDELVAQTERWVAAGHQAVKIKVGKPDLAEDAERVAAVRAVLGPDRRLMIDANQRWDLPAALRALDVLGQFGLDWLEEPLRADDLSAYRRLRKQSPVPIALGENVHTIYRFRDFIEAGAVDIIQPNIIRVGGITPFRRIVELARANSVRVAPHLLPELSGQLALTLAEAVSVEDVEDASFEQLGILAGQSPVRIRDSRLYGTGLPGLGFSFTAALLPEPRDRSFDLPVDPAFRLS; from the coding sequence ATGGCGGCCAAGATCACGGGGCTGCACACGCGCCTGATTACCGTGCCGCTGCGGCGTAACTGGGGTGCTGATGCACCCGAGAACCACATCATCGCCACCAGCCTATTTACGGACGACGGCGGCGCGGGGCACGGTTTCTCCTGGACGCCCACCATCGGGCCGCAGGCGGTTAAGGCACTCCTGGACCACGACATCGCGCCTTTTATCACCGGGCTGGACGCGAACCCGGAAGTGGTCTGGGACCAGCTCTGGAAACGGCTGCACGAGGCCGGCGGCGGGGGGCTCACCACCATCGCGATGGCCGGCGTCGACCTCGCCCTCTGGGACCTGGCGGCCCGTACCGCGGACGTGTCCGTGGCGGGGCTGCTGGGCCAGCGGCAGGAATCGGTGGAGGTCTACGGCTCCGGTGTGAACCTGCACTACTCCCTCGACGAACTCGTGGCGCAGACCGAACGGTGGGTCGCCGCAGGCCACCAGGCCGTGAAGATCAAGGTGGGCAAGCCGGACCTGGCCGAGGACGCCGAACGCGTGGCTGCCGTCCGCGCGGTGCTCGGCCCGGACCGCAGGCTCATGATCGACGCGAACCAGCGCTGGGACCTGCCCGCTGCGCTCCGGGCACTGGACGTGCTGGGCCAGTTCGGCCTGGACTGGCTGGAGGAACCCCTGCGCGCCGACGACCTCTCGGCCTACCGCCGCCTGCGGAAGCAGTCGCCGGTGCCTATCGCGCTGGGCGAGAACGTGCACACTATTTACCGTTTCCGGGACTTCATCGAGGCCGGGGCGGTGGACATCATCCAGCCCAACATCATCCGGGTGGGTGGCATCACGCCCTTCCGCCGCATCGTTGAGCTGGCTCGGGCCAACAGCGTCCGCGTAGCGCCGCACCTGCTGCCGGAGCTGTCCGGCCAGCTCGCCCTGACCCTCGCCGAGGCCGTCAGCGTGGAGGACGTGGAAGACGCTTCATTCGAGCAGCTGGGCATCCTGGCCGGCCAGTCGCCTGTCCGGATCCGCGACAGCCGCCTCTACGGGACGGGACTCCCGGGCCTGGGTTTCAGCTTCACCGCCGCGCTCCTGCCCGAGCCGCGGGACCGGAGCTTCGACCTGCCGGTGGACCCTGCGTTCCGGCTCTCGTAG
- a CDS encoding 5-dehydro-4-deoxyglucarate dehydratase: protein MKLDGVLFFPVTPFGADGAVDVEVLKEHIASRLPHRPGAVFPACGTGEFHALSIDEVRTVVAAAVETVNGQVPVIAGAGGPLGHALAAARAAEEAGADALLVLPPYLVSGPTDGVVAYIEAVAGASSLPVIVYHRGTAKCTAKAIAQLAGNPKVIGFKDGIGDVGLAQEIVSAVRASGREDFLLFNGLLTAELTQGAYRGLGIPLYSSAAFAMAPEIATAYYDAYASGDEDRRQALLDGFYAPLVRLRDQTPGFGVSLIKAGLRLNGLAVGPVRPPLVDPTEDQLVELKAILAKGHELTGR, encoded by the coding sequence ATGAAACTCGACGGCGTGCTTTTCTTTCCCGTCACCCCCTTCGGCGCCGACGGCGCAGTAGACGTTGAGGTCCTGAAGGAACACATCGCCTCCCGCCTTCCCCACCGCCCCGGTGCGGTGTTCCCGGCGTGCGGCACCGGCGAATTCCATGCCCTGAGCATCGATGAGGTGCGCACCGTGGTGGCGGCCGCCGTCGAAACCGTCAACGGCCAGGTGCCCGTCATCGCCGGTGCGGGCGGCCCCCTGGGCCACGCCCTCGCCGCGGCACGCGCCGCCGAGGAGGCGGGCGCCGACGCCCTGCTGGTCCTGCCGCCGTACCTGGTCTCCGGCCCAACCGACGGTGTGGTGGCCTACATCGAGGCGGTGGCCGGTGCGAGCAGCCTGCCGGTGATCGTGTACCACCGCGGCACGGCCAAGTGCACGGCCAAGGCCATTGCGCAGCTGGCCGGCAACCCCAAGGTGATTGGCTTCAAAGACGGCATCGGCGACGTCGGCCTGGCCCAGGAGATCGTCTCCGCCGTCCGGGCCAGCGGCCGGGAGGACTTCCTGCTCTTTAATGGCCTGCTGACCGCCGAACTGACGCAGGGCGCCTACCGGGGACTCGGCATCCCGCTCTACTCCTCGGCGGCCTTCGCCATGGCCCCGGAAATCGCCACCGCCTACTACGACGCCTACGCCAGCGGCGATGAGGACCGCCGGCAGGCCCTGCTCGACGGCTTCTACGCGCCCCTCGTGCGCCTGCGGGACCAGACACCGGGCTTCGGCGTCTCCCTGATCAAGGCCGGGCTGCGCCTCAACGGACTGGCCGTCGGCCCGGTCCGGCCCCCGCTGGTTGACCCCACCGAGGACCAGCTCGTGGAGCTCAAGGCAATCCTGGCCAAGGGCCACGAGCTGACCGGCCGCTGA
- a CDS encoding NAD-dependent epimerase/dehydratase family protein, with the protein MSRILVTGGAGRLGRSVVAGLSEAGHEVISADRDAVPDGTFPAGVEQETADLLVPGEAFRLLERTAPDAVIHLAAIAVPFSAPEDVIFSTNTRLAFSVLSAATDLGIGKIITASSPTVLGYGSPAGWLPESFPVDEATTPRPWNAYALSKLISEQTVQMFAAAQGDRIRYAAFRPCYVISPEEWAGAPTQQGHTVRERLADPALSAPALFNYVDARDVADFLDVLLRSMDSIPNGETFFVGAADALATEPLAALLPQFVPGSAGRAGGLTGTSPAFSIAKAKRLLGWEPQRTWRTELAQAEETLVGASTGSATPGSQETK; encoded by the coding sequence ATGAGCAGAATTCTTGTCACCGGCGGCGCCGGACGCCTGGGGCGCAGCGTGGTCGCCGGCCTCAGCGAGGCGGGCCACGAAGTGATCTCGGCGGACCGGGACGCCGTCCCGGACGGCACGTTCCCGGCCGGCGTCGAACAGGAAACGGCGGACCTGCTGGTCCCCGGCGAGGCGTTCCGCCTCCTGGAACGCACGGCGCCCGACGCCGTCATCCACCTCGCTGCTATCGCCGTGCCTTTCAGTGCACCCGAGGATGTCATCTTCAGCACCAACACGCGCCTCGCCTTCTCGGTGCTCAGCGCGGCCACCGACCTCGGAATCGGGAAGATCATCACGGCCAGCAGCCCCACCGTCCTGGGCTACGGCTCGCCGGCCGGCTGGCTGCCGGAGTCCTTTCCGGTGGACGAGGCCACCACGCCCCGCCCCTGGAACGCCTATGCACTGTCCAAGCTGATTTCCGAACAGACGGTGCAGATGTTCGCCGCGGCCCAGGGGGACCGGATCCGCTACGCAGCGTTCCGACCCTGCTACGTCATCTCGCCGGAGGAGTGGGCGGGCGCCCCCACGCAGCAGGGGCACACCGTCCGCGAGCGGCTCGCCGACCCGGCACTGTCCGCGCCGGCGCTCTTCAATTATGTGGATGCCCGGGACGTGGCGGACTTCCTGGACGTGCTGCTGCGGAGCATGGACTCCATCCCCAACGGCGAGACGTTCTTCGTTGGGGCCGCGGATGCGCTGGCCACCGAACCGCTGGCCGCACTTCTGCCCCAGTTCGTGCCCGGCAGCGCCGGGCGCGCAGGCGGCCTCACCGGCACCAGCCCCGCCTTTTCCATCGCAAAAGCCAAGCGGCTGCTCGGCTGGGAACCCCAACGCACCTGGCGCACAGAACTCGCCCAAGCCGAGGAAACCCTGGTCGGTGCCAGCACAGGATCAGCCACACCCGGATCACAGGAGACCAAATGA
- a CDS encoding Gfo/Idh/MocA family protein, with translation MVNVDTAQHPQPDTAGPVARSRIALIGTGGRAEMYIRAILGQHADVAELVALSDANRGRMEYYQRLIQELGAERPADSFEPGKLTEYIGANAVDRVIVTTPDYTHADYIVEALEAGADVVVEKPLTIDAEGCRRITSAVAATGRNVVVTFNYRYSPRNSALKQVIQDGVIGKVTSIDFSWVLDTVHGADYFRRWHRDKQNSGGLLIHKASHHFDLVNWWIDDVPERVYASGGLRFYGAKNAAERGLGARPERGTTGATEEGTRDPFVLDLRDDERLRELYYDNEKFDGYRRDQDVFTEGITIEDNLALTVDYDGGPTLSYSLNAHSPWEGYRVAVNGTEGRAELEVVERAAVVHSTDKKTVVDPSATPVEEDDAVRRNGERLVVQRHWEPAYEVPIVNGEGGHGGGDNLLLSDLFNGPGEDPLGRPSGYLDGLRSVSVGIAGNASLETQLPVRISEFGLGVELRRGRD, from the coding sequence ATGGTCAATGTCGACACCGCCCAGCACCCCCAACCCGATACTGCGGGACCAGTCGCGCGGTCCCGCATCGCCCTGATCGGCACCGGCGGCCGCGCGGAGATGTACATCCGCGCCATCCTTGGCCAGCACGCGGATGTGGCCGAGCTGGTGGCACTCTCGGACGCCAATCGCGGCCGCATGGAGTACTACCAGCGGCTCATCCAGGAACTCGGCGCGGAACGCCCGGCCGATTCGTTCGAACCTGGCAAGCTGACCGAATACATCGGGGCCAACGCGGTCGACCGCGTCATCGTCACCACCCCGGACTACACCCACGCCGACTACATCGTCGAGGCGCTGGAGGCGGGGGCCGACGTCGTCGTCGAAAAGCCCCTGACCATCGACGCCGAGGGCTGCCGCCGCATCACCTCGGCCGTTGCGGCCACGGGCCGCAACGTGGTGGTCACCTTCAATTACCGCTACTCGCCGCGGAACAGCGCGCTGAAGCAGGTCATCCAGGACGGCGTGATCGGCAAGGTCACATCCATCGACTTCAGCTGGGTCCTGGACACGGTCCACGGCGCCGATTACTTCCGCCGCTGGCACCGCGACAAGCAGAACTCCGGCGGCCTGCTCATTCATAAGGCCTCCCACCACTTCGACCTCGTGAACTGGTGGATCGACGACGTTCCCGAGCGGGTTTACGCCTCCGGCGGGCTGCGGTTCTACGGCGCCAAAAATGCCGCGGAGCGCGGCCTCGGTGCCCGGCCAGAGCGCGGCACCACAGGGGCCACAGAGGAAGGAACACGCGACCCCTTCGTCCTGGACCTCCGCGACGACGAGCGGCTGCGCGAGCTGTACTACGACAACGAGAAGTTCGACGGCTACCGCCGGGACCAGGACGTCTTCACCGAGGGCATCACCATCGAGGACAACCTGGCGCTGACGGTGGACTACGACGGCGGGCCCACGCTCAGCTACTCCCTGAACGCCCACAGCCCGTGGGAAGGCTACCGGGTGGCCGTCAACGGCACCGAAGGCCGGGCCGAGCTGGAGGTGGTGGAGCGGGCCGCCGTCGTCCACAGCACCGACAAGAAGACCGTGGTGGACCCGTCCGCCACGCCCGTGGAAGAGGACGACGCCGTACGCCGCAACGGTGAACGACTCGTGGTCCAGCGCCACTGGGAGCCTGCCTACGAGGTGCCCATCGTCAACGGCGAGGGCGGTCACGGCGGCGGCGACAACCTCCTGCTTTCCGACCTCTTCAACGGCCCGGGCGAGGACCCGCTGGGCCGCCCCTCCGGCTATCTGGACGGGCTGCGCTCCGTGTCCGTGGGCATCGCAGGCAATGCATCGCTGGAAACCCAACTCCCCGTCCGCATCAGCGAGTTCGGCCTGGGCGTGGAACTGCGCCGCGGCCGCGACTGA
- a CDS encoding LacI family DNA-binding transcriptional regulator — MGRRTGTRRVGIADVALKAGVSHATVSRVMNGNFTVDPAIAQRVRDAAAELNYQPNPVGRSLALGKTDTIGIVVPDLANPTFQAILRGLSMAAAQDGYRVLIADSSEVSSEEAILAGEARRRCDGLVLCAPRMGDAELEELAPSLHPMVLINRSTTETRVPSLEVDYSQGVQELAEHLVSLGHTSIAFLAGPARSASNRARMAGLDKFRAAHPGVDLRMLEGGSSFETGHEAVDAVLASGATGVLAFNDLVAMGLLSGLHERGVRVPEDISLTGFDDIPFARYTTPPLTTAAVPITELGERAWHSLRALIRNAEAPDEETTFQPRLEIRGSTGPAGN, encoded by the coding sequence ATGGGCAGGAGAACCGGCACCCGGCGCGTCGGCATCGCGGACGTCGCACTCAAGGCCGGCGTCTCGCACGCGACCGTTTCCCGCGTGATGAACGGGAACTTCACCGTGGATCCCGCCATTGCCCAGCGCGTGCGCGATGCGGCGGCGGAACTGAACTACCAGCCGAATCCCGTGGGCCGCAGCCTGGCGCTGGGCAAGACCGACACCATCGGCATCGTGGTGCCCGACCTCGCCAACCCCACGTTCCAGGCCATCCTGCGCGGGCTGAGCATGGCCGCAGCCCAGGACGGCTACCGGGTGCTCATCGCAGACTCCTCGGAAGTCTCCAGCGAGGAGGCGATCCTGGCCGGGGAAGCCCGGCGGCGCTGCGACGGGCTGGTGCTGTGCGCCCCCCGCATGGGCGATGCCGAGCTCGAGGAGCTGGCGCCGTCACTGCACCCGATGGTCCTGATCAACCGCAGCACCACGGAAACCCGCGTGCCAAGCCTTGAGGTGGACTACAGCCAGGGCGTGCAGGAGCTCGCGGAGCATCTGGTGAGCTTGGGGCATACCAGCATCGCATTCCTGGCCGGCCCTGCCCGAAGCGCCTCCAACCGGGCACGCATGGCAGGGCTGGACAAGTTCCGGGCCGCACATCCCGGCGTCGACCTCCGGATGCTCGAGGGCGGCTCCAGCTTCGAGACCGGCCATGAAGCGGTGGACGCGGTGCTGGCCAGCGGGGCCACCGGGGTCCTCGCGTTCAACGACCTCGTTGCCATGGGGCTGCTCAGCGGACTGCACGAACGCGGCGTCCGCGTTCCCGAGGACATTTCCCTCACGGGGTTCGACGACATCCCCTTTGCCCGGTACACCACACCGCCGCTCACCACCGCCGCGGTGCCGATCACGGAACTGGGCGAGCGCGCCTGGCACAGCCTGCGGGCCCTGATCCGCAACGCCGAGGCACCCGACGAGGAGACCACCTTCCAGCCGCGCCTGGAGATCCGGGGAAGCACGGGCCCCGCCGGCAACTAG
- a CDS encoding TetR/AcrR family transcriptional regulator yields MSPSKPRGQYAKGAERREQIIQTATDVFATEGFEGTALKRVAELVGVKEATLFHYFSGKQELLTAVLAERDRRSRDVGGLAEFGLPNLASVAERNEKEPGLTTLYAVASATANDPGHASHGYFQDRYSQLVEELALDIGRRQDAGEVRSDVAAESLARLVIAAFDGLQLQWLYDKKVDMAGGLTELVDVLLVPAKP; encoded by the coding sequence ATGTCTCCCTCCAAGCCCCGCGGGCAGTACGCCAAAGGCGCCGAACGCCGCGAGCAGATCATCCAGACCGCGACAGATGTCTTTGCCACCGAAGGGTTCGAGGGAACGGCCCTGAAGCGTGTGGCCGAGCTCGTGGGCGTCAAGGAGGCCACGCTCTTCCACTACTTCAGCGGCAAGCAGGAACTGCTGACGGCGGTGCTGGCCGAGCGCGACCGGCGCAGCCGCGACGTCGGGGGGTTGGCCGAGTTTGGGCTGCCCAACCTGGCGTCGGTGGCGGAGCGGAACGAGAAGGAGCCCGGCCTGACCACGCTCTACGCCGTCGCGTCGGCGACGGCCAACGATCCCGGGCACGCCTCCCACGGCTACTTCCAGGACAGGTACTCCCAATTGGTCGAGGAGCTGGCGCTCGACATCGGCCGGCGCCAGGACGCAGGGGAGGTCCGGTCCGACGTCGCTGCGGAGTCACTTGCCAGGCTGGTCATTGCCGCGTTCGACGGCCTTCAGCTGCAGTGGCTGTACGACAAGAAGGTGGACATGGCCGGCGGCCTGACCGAGCTCGTCGACGTGCTCCTGGTCCCGGCGAAGCCCTAA
- a CDS encoding MFS transporter, with translation MAIESLSQETAAPSALSTTAGLSVKAPRAYVIGMPIASGGLWMALLAPALVVLAIKVSQITTPDTRAGALSLVAGVGAAIALLANPFFGRLSDRTTSRFGMRKPWIVGGSLVGLASLFLLGSGTNVGTVLVAWVVAQLGFNAALAALVATLPDQAAPAERGRLSGLIGMTLPIGLVAAAFFAQMFDNALQMAVVPGVVGTLLAIAFAFTFKDRVLTEKPAPLNLREILGSFYFDPRLYPGLGWAWLTKFMVYTGYCAGLLYLPYFFADHLHVAETQVTTLVFQATLVSSAGTVVTSIAGGWISDRIGKRKGMVIVSALIMMGGLIVIATSSNTGQVLVGQAILGLGLGCFSAVDVALIADLLPSSQAENAKTFGVFNIAQALPQSLVPAVAFPVIALGGYPALFLGGGRRRNHRRRPRHPHQRSQVNEPHPVRTEDRPGGSG, from the coding sequence GTGGCCATCGAATCCCTATCCCAGGAGACCGCGGCTCCGTCCGCGCTTTCCACAACCGCAGGACTGTCCGTCAAGGCGCCGCGGGCCTACGTCATCGGCATGCCCATCGCCAGCGGCGGCTTGTGGATGGCCCTGCTTGCACCGGCCCTCGTCGTCCTCGCCATCAAGGTCTCCCAGATCACCACCCCGGATACCCGGGCCGGAGCACTGAGCCTGGTGGCCGGCGTCGGGGCCGCCATCGCACTGCTGGCCAACCCGTTCTTCGGACGCCTGAGCGACCGCACCACGTCCCGCTTCGGCATGCGGAAGCCGTGGATCGTGGGCGGCTCCCTGGTCGGATTGGCCTCACTCTTCCTGCTGGGATCCGGGACCAACGTCGGCACGGTGCTGGTTGCCTGGGTGGTCGCGCAGCTCGGCTTCAACGCCGCCCTGGCTGCCCTCGTGGCGACGCTTCCCGACCAGGCCGCCCCGGCCGAACGCGGCCGCCTGTCCGGGCTGATCGGCATGACATTGCCCATAGGACTCGTCGCCGCCGCCTTCTTCGCCCAGATGTTCGACAATGCACTGCAGATGGCAGTTGTCCCGGGTGTCGTGGGAACGCTCCTGGCGATCGCCTTCGCCTTCACGTTCAAGGACCGTGTCCTGACCGAGAAGCCGGCGCCACTGAACCTCAGGGAGATTCTCGGCTCCTTCTACTTCGATCCCCGTCTCTACCCCGGACTTGGCTGGGCCTGGCTGACCAAATTCATGGTTTACACCGGCTACTGCGCCGGACTGCTCTACCTGCCGTACTTCTTCGCCGATCACCTCCACGTCGCGGAAACCCAGGTCACCACCCTGGTCTTCCAGGCCACCCTGGTCAGCTCCGCCGGCACCGTGGTCACCAGCATCGCGGGCGGCTGGATCAGCGACCGGATCGGCAAGCGCAAGGGCATGGTCATCGTCTCAGCACTGATCATGATGGGCGGCCTGATTGTCATAGCAACCAGCTCCAACACGGGACAGGTCCTCGTGGGCCAGGCCATCCTGGGACTGGGACTCGGCTGCTTCAGCGCCGTGGACGTCGCCCTCATTGCCGACCTCCTTCCCAGCAGCCAGGCCGAGAATGCCAAAACCTTCGGCGTCTTCAACATCGCCCAGGCACTCCCCCAGTCCCTTGTGCCCGCCGTCGCCTTCCCCGTCATCGCCCTGGGCGGCTACCCGGCGCTCTTCCTCGGCGGGGGCCGTCGTCGGAATCATCGGCGCCGTCCTCGTCACCCGCATCAAAGGAGTCAAGTAAATGAACCCCACCCTGTCCGCACAGAAGACCGCCCCGGCGGAAGCGGGTAA
- a CDS encoding beta-glucosidase family protein, with protein MNPTLSAQKTAPAEAGNTELLPADAEARLRELAASLSLEQQVTLLTGADVWSTHALPEIGLSRIVLSDGPAGVRGEDFDERHDSVSLPSSSALSATWSVDIARRYGQVLGQEARRKGVHAVLGPTINLHRSPLGGRHFECMSEDPRLTATLAAGYVSGVQSMGVGATPKHYLANEAETDRFTSDSVVEERPLRELYLAAFEDAITEARAWLVMSSYNSINGTTASENKLLETPLSTEWGFDGAVVSDWTGVRSVDAANAHQDLEMPGPVGHWGTKLLAAVEDGRVSRDAILEKVSRILRLAARVGSLAGFEAAVTAFPADLDGAEVAREVAVRGAVLVRNEDGLLPLDAKALGSVAVIGHNAEEARTQGGGSATVMPKYNVSPLEGLRKALPDDVTVTYARGAKVAEGLQPFSRRALHNPVSGVPGMRVTFLAADGTEISGEDRLASHLIWFGVGIPEGTAAIRMQTEWTAETGGVRHLGVGTVGHIAVSIDGTEVVNGELEDDTNVLGAALFDPPQTTRAFEAIAGQRFAIDALYRLPQQQEIPLTAILLGEEAIVPDPQAEIRAAVEAARTSDVAVVVVGTNAAIESEGFDRKDLDLPGHQNELVEAVAAVNPRTVVVVNAGSPVLMPWLDRVGSVLLGWFGGQEFGTAVADILLGKAEPGGRLPTTWPAALEDVPVLNTTPVDGKVVYSEGIHVGYRAWLRQQAAGGAAPLLPFGFGLGYTTFELGTAHAPQSVTAGQDVVVHVPVRNTGTRTGREVVQVYLSREDSAVERPVRWLAGYAGTHLAAGGTGTVEVRIPARAFGHYDGGWQVERGSFRLLVGRHAADDFQALEVEVR; from the coding sequence ATGAACCCCACCCTGTCCGCACAGAAGACCGCCCCGGCGGAAGCGGGTAATACTGAGCTGCTGCCGGCGGATGCTGAGGCGCGCCTGCGTGAACTGGCCGCAAGCCTGAGCCTGGAACAGCAGGTCACGTTGCTGACCGGCGCCGACGTCTGGTCCACCCACGCCCTGCCGGAAATCGGCCTGAGCCGGATCGTGCTGTCCGACGGCCCGGCCGGGGTCCGCGGCGAAGACTTCGACGAACGGCACGACTCAGTCTCCCTGCCGTCGTCGTCCGCCCTGTCCGCCACCTGGAGCGTGGACATCGCCCGCCGCTACGGCCAGGTGCTGGGCCAGGAGGCACGCCGCAAGGGCGTCCACGCTGTCCTCGGCCCCACCATCAACCTGCACCGCTCACCGCTGGGCGGCCGCCACTTCGAATGCATGAGTGAGGACCCGCGCCTCACCGCCACCCTCGCCGCCGGCTACGTCTCCGGCGTGCAGTCCATGGGTGTGGGCGCCACCCCCAAGCACTACCTCGCCAACGAGGCCGAGACCGACCGCTTCACCTCGGATTCCGTCGTCGAGGAACGGCCCCTGCGCGAGCTCTACCTCGCCGCGTTCGAGGACGCCATCACCGAGGCCCGCGCCTGGCTGGTCATGAGCTCCTACAACTCCATCAACGGCACCACAGCCAGCGAGAACAAGCTCCTGGAAACCCCGCTGTCCACCGAGTGGGGCTTCGACGGCGCCGTGGTCTCCGACTGGACCGGGGTCAGATCGGTGGATGCCGCCAACGCCCACCAGGACCTGGAGATGCCCGGCCCCGTGGGCCATTGGGGCACCAAGCTGCTCGCCGCAGTCGAAGACGGCCGCGTCAGCCGGGACGCCATCCTCGAAAAGGTCAGCCGCATCCTGCGCCTCGCCGCCCGGGTCGGCTCACTCGCGGGATTCGAGGCCGCGGTCACCGCCTTCCCCGCGGACCTCGACGGCGCAGAGGTGGCCCGTGAGGTGGCAGTCCGCGGCGCCGTGCTGGTCCGCAACGAGGACGGCCTGCTCCCGCTCGACGCCAAGGCACTCGGCAGCGTTGCCGTCATCGGCCACAACGCCGAGGAAGCACGCACCCAGGGCGGCGGCAGCGCCACCGTCATGCCCAAGTACAACGTCTCGCCGCTGGAGGGCCTGCGCAAGGCGCTGCCCGACGACGTCACCGTCACCTACGCCCGCGGCGCCAAGGTGGCCGAGGGGCTGCAGCCGTTCTCCCGCAGGGCCCTGCACAACCCGGTCAGCGGCGTGCCCGGCATGCGCGTCACCTTCCTGGCCGCCGACGGAACGGAGATCTCGGGTGAGGACCGGCTGGCCTCGCACCTGATCTGGTTCGGCGTCGGCATTCCGGAGGGCACGGCGGCCATCCGCATGCAGACCGAGTGGACAGCGGAAACCGGCGGCGTCCGCCACCTCGGCGTCGGAACGGTGGGCCACATTGCCGTCTCCATCGACGGCACCGAGGTCGTCAACGGCGAACTGGAGGACGACACCAATGTCCTGGGCGCCGCCCTGTTCGATCCGCCCCAGACCACTCGCGCCTTCGAGGCCATCGCCGGCCAGCGGTTCGCCATCGACGCCCTGTACCGGCTGCCGCAGCAGCAGGAGATTCCGCTGACGGCCATCTTGCTCGGCGAGGAAGCCATCGTCCCCGATCCCCAAGCCGAGATCCGGGCCGCGGTTGAGGCGGCACGGACGTCGGACGTCGCCGTTGTGGTGGTGGGTACCAACGCCGCCATCGAATCCGAGGGCTTCGACCGCAAGGACCTTGACCTGCCGGGCCACCAGAACGAGCTTGTGGAGGCCGTGGCCGCCGTCAATCCGCGCACGGTCGTGGTGGTCAACGCCGGGTCGCCGGTGCTGATGCCGTGGCTGGACAGGGTCGGCTCGGTCCTGCTGGGCTGGTTCGGCGGGCAGGAGTTCGGCACCGCGGTGGCGGACATCCTGCTTGGCAAGGCGGAACCCGGCGGCCGGCTTCCCACCACCTGGCCGGCCGCACTCGAGGACGTTCCCGTGCTGAACACCACGCCTGTTGACGGCAAGGTGGTCTACAGCGAGGGCATCCACGTGGGCTACCGCGCCTGGCTCAGGCAGCAGGCTGCGGGCGGCGCCGCTCCGCTGCTGCCGTTTGGCTTCGGCCTTGGCTACACGACGTTCGAGCTCGGCACCGCCCACGCGCCGCAGTCCGTAACGGCAGGCCAGGACGTCGTGGTGCACGTCCCCGTCCGGAACACCGGCACGCGCACCGGCCGTGAAGTGGTCCAGGTGTACCTGTCCCGCGAGGATTCGGCGGTGGAGCGGCCTGTCCGCTGGCTGGCCGGGTACGCCGGGACACACCTGGCGGCGGGCGGTACGGGCACGGTTGAGGTGAGGATCCCGGCCCGCGCCTTTGGCCATTACGACGGCGGCTGGCAGGTTGAGCGCGGCTCGTTCCGTCTGCTGGTTGGCCGGCATGCGGCGGACGACTTCCAGGCACTGGAGGTCGAGGTCCGCTAA
- a CDS encoding FadR/GntR family transcriptional regulator: protein MRTHQLVLRWIEDQLSGGQLAVGGRLPAERTLAEQLGVSRTSVREAIRVLEAMGVVRAGVGSGPEAGTVVISDPTAALGSALRLHVATQHLPVEDVVETRVLLESWAAARARPDAPELDLAGALLDDMDGGQAVDDFLALDVRFHLALADAAGNAVVSAMMGSLREAIQGYAGQLTANLPDWYATAARLRAEHREILAAIRKDDGGRAAELVAAHIRGYYKEAGLGPKDSGPARP from the coding sequence ATGCGTACGCACCAACTTGTCCTGCGGTGGATCGAGGACCAGCTCTCGGGCGGCCAGCTCGCTGTCGGCGGCCGCCTCCCGGCCGAGCGGACCCTGGCCGAGCAGCTCGGCGTCTCCCGCACCTCCGTCCGCGAGGCCATCCGGGTCCTCGAGGCCATGGGCGTCGTCCGGGCGGGCGTGGGCTCCGGCCCGGAGGCCGGGACAGTGGTGATCTCGGACCCGACGGCGGCACTCGGCTCAGCGCTGCGGCTGCACGTGGCCACACAGCACCTGCCGGTGGAGGACGTGGTGGAAACGCGCGTGCTGCTCGAGTCCTGGGCGGCCGCCCGGGCCAGGCCGGACGCCCCCGAACTCGACCTCGCCGGTGCCCTGCTCGACGACATGGACGGCGGCCAGGCCGTCGATGACTTCCTGGCCCTGGACGTCCGCTTCCACCTGGCCCTGGCGGACGCCGCCGGCAACGCCGTGGTCAGCGCCATGATGGGGTCCCTGCGGGAGGCCATCCAGGGCTACGCGGGGCAGCTGACCGCGAACCTGCCGGACTGGTACGCAACAGCGGCGCGGCTCCGGGCGGAGCACCGGGAGATTCTGGCGGCCATCCGGAAGGACGACGGCGGCCGGGCGGCTGAGCTCGTTGCCGCCCACATCAGGGGGTACTACAAAGAAGCCGGGCTGGGCCCGAAGGATTCGGGCCCAGCCCGGCCGTAG